From the genome of Candidatus Omnitrophota bacterium, one region includes:
- the lysS gene encoding lysine--tRNA ligase: MPEDQAQIRREKLAVLQQQGVNAYGQRFPKTEPIAALVAQFSDGRAATTAGRLTAKRGHGGLSFADLRDATGKIQLCLKRERIGESPYAFFENLDLGDIVGVSGAMFKTKTGEVTIQVDQLTLLAKALQPLPEKWHGLKDVEIRYRQRYLDLIANEPVRHVFLGRAKLVSTLRATLERHGFIEVETPMMHAIPGGAAGEPFVTHHNVLNADLYLRLAPELYLKKLLVGGLERVYELNRSFRNEGISTRHNPEFTMLEAYAAYHDYASMMDLVQALILDAAKALCGTLTLQYQGQAIDLTPPWDRVSFAETMDAMGLAPQSSLEQIQAVLQTKGMQVKGLSRSQLVRLVEQLFEPKTKAKPLFVVDYWTELSPLAKAKPGHPLITERFELFIGGMEVANAYSELNDPIEQRRRFEAQLERGAGQQPLAPSSQLPAKMIDESFVEALEYGMPPAGGLGVGVDRLAMLLLNQPSIRDVILFPLLRPEVSS, from the coding sequence ATGCCTGAAGATCAAGCCCAGATCCGTCGAGAAAAACTTGCCGTGTTGCAACAGCAGGGCGTGAATGCCTACGGCCAGCGGTTTCCCAAGACCGAGCCGATCGCAGCACTCGTCGCGCAATTTTCGGATGGCCGGGCGGCCACGACGGCCGGACGGCTGACGGCCAAGCGCGGCCATGGGGGCTTAAGCTTTGCCGATCTGCGCGATGCCACCGGCAAGATCCAGTTGTGCCTCAAGCGCGAGCGCATTGGCGAAAGCCCCTACGCGTTCTTTGAAAACTTAGACCTCGGCGACATCGTCGGGGTCTCCGGCGCCATGTTCAAGACGAAGACCGGCGAGGTCACCATCCAAGTCGATCAGCTGACCCTTCTGGCCAAAGCGTTGCAGCCCTTGCCGGAGAAATGGCATGGGCTGAAAGACGTGGAAATCCGCTATCGCCAGCGCTATTTGGATCTCATCGCCAATGAACCGGTGCGCCACGTGTTTCTCGGCCGGGCGAAGCTGGTGTCGACGCTGCGCGCCACACTGGAGCGGCATGGCTTCATCGAGGTGGAAACGCCGATGATGCACGCAATTCCCGGGGGCGCTGCCGGGGAGCCATTTGTCACGCATCACAATGTGCTGAATGCCGATTTATATCTGCGGTTGGCCCCGGAACTCTATTTAAAGAAATTGCTTGTGGGCGGATTGGAGCGCGTCTATGAATTGAATCGCTCGTTTCGTAATGAAGGCATCTCAACACGGCATAATCCCGAGTTCACCATGCTCGAAGCCTACGCCGCGTATCACGACTACGCGTCCATGATGGACTTGGTGCAAGCGCTCATTCTGGATGCCGCGAAGGCGCTGTGCGGCACGCTCACCCTGCAGTATCAAGGCCAGGCGATCGACCTCACCCCGCCGTGGGATCGCGTCTCCTTCGCCGAGACAATGGACGCCATGGGACTGGCCCCGCAGTCTTCGCTGGAGCAGATTCAGGCGGTGTTGCAGACGAAGGGCATGCAGGTCAAGGGCCTCAGCCGTTCACAGCTCGTGCGGCTGGTCGAGCAGCTCTTTGAGCCGAAGACCAAGGCCAAGCCGCTGTTTGTCGTGGACTACTGGACCGAGCTCTCCCCCTTGGCGAAAGCCAAGCCGGGCCATCCTCTTATCACGGAGCGCTTTGAGTTGTTCATCGGCGGCATGGAAGTGGCGAATGCGTATTCAGAGCTCAATGATCCCATCGAGCAGCGGCGGCGGTTTGAAGCGCAACTTGAGCGCGGAGCGGGACAGCAACCCCTAGCTCCTAGCTCTCAGCTCCCAGCCAAGATGATCGATGAATCATTTGTGGAAGCGCTGGAATACGGCATGCCGCCGGCCGGCGGCTTGGGTGTAGGCGTGGATCGGTTGGCGATGCTCTTGCTGAACCAACCCTCGATTCGGGATGTAATTTTGTTTCCGCTGTTGCGTCCGGAGGTTTCGTCATGA